In Mytilus galloprovincialis chromosome 1, xbMytGall1.hap1.1, whole genome shotgun sequence, the following are encoded in one genomic region:
- the LOC143064656 gene encoding uncharacterized protein LOC143064656 — MLVHWVIDMAKIGYGQTRQQLLYTVKTILDHDGRKTPFKDNLPGKDWLYAFKKRHPEISTRTPQKLGKERAVISWQKIKWWFEDFAKYLTENYEEGINILKDASRIYNADESGFPQDPKSGKILAAKGSKNVYSTCSADKSQITVLACMSATAHYLPPMLVFPGERFRFNPLEGFTEAVLGRTKTGWMDSELFYTWVRDHFITAIKDRKVKLPVILLVDGHTSHISLETAQLCKSENVILYCLLEHASHILQPCDVTLFGPLKKHWRDSVRDYQFKNPGEFVTKGTFASVFKSAGAKGTTVDVAIKGFRHTGLYPFSVESVDKSKVEPSEVFARAKPDQDLGNDDDIRLCEIRRTVGQIR, encoded by the coding sequence ATGCTAGTCCACTGGGTCATAGATATGGCAAAAATCGGCTATGGCCAAACAAGACAGCAACTTCTGTATACGGTGAAGACAATTTTGGATCATGACGGTAGGAAAACCCCATTTAAAGATAATTTGCCGGGTAAGGATTGGTTATATGCTTTCAAGAAACGCCATCCTGAGATTTCTACTCGCACTCCGCAGAAACTTGGTAAGGAACGCGCAGTTATATCTTGGCAAAAAATAAAATGGTGGTTTGAAGATTTTGCAAAGTACCTAACGGAAAATTATGAAGAGGGAATAAATATATTGAAAGATGCTTCCCGCATATATAACGCAGATGAAAGTGGTTTTCCGCAAGATCCAAAATCTGGTAAAATTTTGGCTGCTAAAGGCAGTAAGAATGTGTATTCAACATGTTCAGCTGACAAATCACAGATAACAGTTCTTGCATGTATGAGTGCAACAGCACACTACTTACCACCTATGCTTGTATTTCCAGGGGAGCGTTTCCGGTTTAATCCACTAGAAGGTTTCACTGAAGCAGTACTTGGTCGGACAAAGACTGGTTGGATGGATTCCGAACTATTTTACACCTGGGTGCGTGATCATTTTATTACTGCCATAAAGGACCGAAAAGTAAAGCTACCGGTTATTTTGCTGGTGGATGGACATACTAGCCATATTAGCCTGGAAACAGCTCAGCTTTGTAAGTCTGAGAATGTTATATTGTACTGTTTGCTCGAACATGCAAGTCATATATTACAGCCTTGTGATGTTACTCTGTTTGGGCCTTTGAAGAAGCACTGGAGAGATTCAGTGAGAGATTACCAGTTCAAAAATCCGGGTGAATTTGTCACAAAAGGTACCTTTGCTTCTGTATTTAAGTCGGCGGGTGCAAAAGGAACAACAGTTGATGTAGCAATTAAAGGTTTCCGTCATACGGGGCTTTATCCATTTTCAGTTGAAAGTGTAGATAAATCTAAAGTCGAGCCATCTGAAGTATTTGCCAGGGCAAAACCAGACCAGGATCTCGGTAATGACGACGATATCAGACTATGCGAAATACGTCGGACCGtcggacaaatccggtga